The genomic segment TATTTTTGCTGAAAAAAATATGCTTGGAGATGCCGATTTATCAGCATTTGAACTTTTATGTCTGCATTATGGTGATGCTATGAATCTTTATGAAGCTATGATTAATGAAGGCGGTTCTATAGCTGGATATTTAGCAGGTAAAAACTCTCAAACAATGGGCGAATATTTAGCATATCATAAAGCTATAACAGCA from the Brachyspira suanatina genome contains:
- a CDS encoding P27 family phage terminase small subunit, producing the protein MPDKAKKAPKNAQNKPKKAVKIPNPPEYFCGYSLKKWKELAPIFAEKNMLGDADLSAFELLCLHYGDAMNLYEAMINEGGSIAGYLAGKNSQTMGEYLAYHKAITA